The genomic stretch tttattgttcACTTGTCTGggtttttctcctgtgttttctcATGTATGTAACATTATGCAGTCATTCCAGCATAATTTACTTCAAGTAATTTATCTTGTTACTAGGAGTTCCACTGTGTGAAATTCttacaatttaattaaaatataaattaacatttttaacaagaaaGAGCTACAAATCAGTCATTCTACAAGTTAACAACCAATACATAATTTTAATCCTTCCTTTCACATATAGGGTAAAATGACTGtgaattttaaactaaattgCTTCAAACATATATCATTAAGGCAGTGATTACGTGCAGCTTGAGATTGTTAAGAGTTCTGCAACCAAGGCTGATTTGTATCCTTACAAGACAATTATGGTTAAAAAAGCAATTCTAAAAGTTGTgtgctcttctctttttctaacTATATAATTCAGATCATAGCATGTTTACTAAAGCATATCAGCTTGATTTGTGTAACTGAAAAGCTATTAAATGTATGGGAAAATTAGAAGTATTCTTCCGTGGTTTATGTATCAAAGTTGTCAAACAATTTCCTAGTCTTGGATCTTAATTTTAGGCAATGATTATGAGCAAGCAAAATGTCTGTTATTTGTTGTGCTTGCTCCTACAGTTtgtgcagggaggggaaaaaattgagaaaagaTTCTTCTGGtaatatgcatatttataaGAAATAATCAGTGGATGTCAAATGTCACTCTTATCCTTGTTATAGTTACATACCATAGTAAGCAATATAACATCCAACTATCCTCTCATAGTTACATACCAACTATTACATACACCAACTATCCTCTCATAGTTACATACCATAGTAAGCAATATAACATCCATAATACTGGAAATGGTGGTGGAATGGTGGTGGTAAGgtaaaagcttatttaaaatgGGACTAAAAATGGGAGAGGTTTATCCACTTCccccattttttcctctcacaagACTGTCATTCCAGAGTTCCTCTACTTAGAAGATACAATGTGACAAGATGATATCTTCTAGAGTTGCAAATTCAACCACTGAATACACTGATCCAATCTAAAATCCCATATATGTTATCTCAAGAAATGAAACATAGCTTCATATAGAGACTTTATATTCCTATAGTCTTTGAGGATTtaactttttaagaaaatgtatctTTTCTTCCACCAGGGAACAAGGATGGAAGGATATGCAGATCCTTCTACAGCTGTTCAGGATGCAATGGTAACTATAGTAAGATGTGAGCTTCtcaaacataacaaaaaagaacaaatataaaTGTTGAAAAGCGATTAAGGATTTACTTAAAATCTtttgcactttttcttttccttttttggcgTATTAGATTCTATGGGAAGCATGTCAGCAGAAAACAGGCGAACACAAAAACATGCTGCAAATGATTCTCTGCAACAAGAGCTACCAGCAGTTGTGGATGGGTAATCCAGCAGTACAGCTGTTTGAACatagaggggaaaggaaaaatctgacTTGCTAATAAAATCGTGGTTTACATACCAAGAAGCTCATTGTGCAGCAGGGTATTAGCCTGAAACCTAAGTGTGAACTGTTAGAGCTGTCAGACTCCCACTGATGTTAATGGGATTTTGGAAGTAATGCAAAACTGAACTTTGCCTGATGACTACAGACAGCTGTAGACAGAACAGACAGACATGAGGACGCCTAATAGCAGAGAGAAGACTATACGACCAAAGAAAGGCACAGGCTATGGCTGCACTGAGTTCACACATAACACAACACGATAAGgcagatttttcttaaatattttcttcatttttcctaaCTTTTTGGCTAGTTGGGAGAGGCAGTTGGAGTATCTCCAACAAATGTTTGTATGAGAAAACACATTGCTGTGTTGAAGCTTTTTCCCGGAAGTTTCAAAGAAGTTTTTGATGGGAGCACGTCAGGTTCCACATCCACTCTCTTGTAACCGACATACACACAGAAACATAATGggacagttttatttaaaatagatagCCATAACTACAGATTGCAAGAAATTTACATGAGATCATCCAGATCTTCCACTGTAGAAAAGAAACTTCTTGTATCTGTTTGGTGACAAGTTTGAGATATCTTTTGCTCTGCACTGGAAAAACAGTCTGATTGGTGACAAGTTTATCACTGTGCAGCCAGCTGTATCTCTTAATGACAACTTCTAACAGCAGCTTAGAACTACTTTGCTGTCAACAGGTCAACAAATTAATTCTTCTATCATGACCTCTGTAAGGCTGGTGATGATAGGATTAACAAAATGTAACACACCTGCTTATGCTCTTCTCTCTGTAACAGAGATCTGAGGGCTCTGCCTATAATGTTGTCCTCCTTAAGTTTTGTAGTAAGCAGTGAGCTGAAAATTTTCCTCATTCCCTAAAGGAGTGAGCATGCCCTGTATATTTCTGTGTGTAAGTCTCGATACCTGCATCATCCTGAGAGTGTCCGTGTCTAGATACGGCCATGTTATGCATGTCATGGCTTCTTGTCACAATCTGTGAATCTCTGGCCAGTTTTAGCCAAGCTGAGCAAGGAAGTTGTCTTAATGACATGATGTTCTTACAAGTTTCATAAGCCGAGGTTGCTAGATAGAGAATTTATTATAGCTTCCAGTGAAAGAGATGCTTTGGCATGCATTCATTTTATACTGTTATACTGGAGAccccagaaagaaaatgtcctgGAAGCCAGGTTTCAGGCTACTCATTTAGGTTGCCTTACCTGAGGGGTATAAACATAATGAAACAGTGAGaataaatagtgaaaaaaataaaatcaatagtTATAGTACTGGGGAaaagcagggggagggggaggcaagTTGTTAATTACTAATGAACTAGAATaaagcaagattattttttttccctaagtttTCCAGGAGTTCCAAAATATCTCTGGGCAAGACATAGTAGATGCCATTAACGAATGTTATGATGGATACTTTCAAGAATTACTGGTTGCAATAggtaatgtaaaaatattattttatactaGCGGTAATCTCTTAATAAATATCTAGTATGGTACTTCTGATACAacaagaatattatttttctgatatttgtATCCACTTCACTCTCCTATATTGTGTAATTAAATTGTCAGAGATAATTACAAAAGAATATTTGAACTAGTTTTCCATGTTTGTGTAAAtctaaaaatgtatatatgcaGCACTAGATTCTGACTGAGCAGAACTAGTATCTGTTCTTTATTTGGTAACAAATTTTGCATGATCAATAACTGCGTTATCAACTGATACTACACATTAAATAACTGGCAGAGTTTTCAGAACTTCAGTAGTATATAAACAAGTTCCAAGCTTTCATTTATAGAATAAGGATAATAATATTTCTACAAAGATGTCATGTGAGTGTATTCACTGGTATTTAATAAGCCCTTCAATGCAACAGAAATGAGCACCCACCCAAAATAAGTACCAGacctttaaaattataaatatagtAATGTTTGGGAAAATTGGTAGCTTAATTTTAAACTGTCACAGTCAGCACTACCCAGCTTTATATTTCAAGGAGTCCAAAGCcagtggaaattattttataataatctTCTGTTTACCTGCTGCAAATTTTCTCTCCTAGTTCTCTGTGTTCGTGACAAGCCTTCCTACTTTGCTTACAGGCTTTATAATGCAATTCATGTAAGTAGTCTTTCTTCTTCACATATCATAAAAAGTAGCTTccctatttttttgtttacttgatTATTCTTAAACAAGTACTTACAAATCAGTCTGTTCAATCTTTAAGGCATGAttgtgtgttttaaaactgttgGTACCTACATGAATTTCAAAGCAGTAGTGCTTAACCAACAGTTAGGATTTAACAGTAAAATGTCAAATATTTagattccttaaaaaaatatctgcctGGTAACTTtgtcgattttttttttttaattgaaaacctttcttttctatGGATTGTATCTCCCCCTGCTGTGCAGATATCAATGTGCACTTTTCTTACTATGCAATTTTTGTCTCTAGAGATTTAATAAGTACCACTAAAAATCAAATCGTAAGTTAACATTACATAAAAACAAATGGTCATATTATCTTGTGGGGCTCAATGTATTTATGCAGGTTCTCTTATCTTTGTGTATAAATGCTAACTACTAAAACAAGTAAGTGCCAAGAAGAAATGTGggtaaatgcaaagaaacaccTACAAATTCTTCCTACTAGAGGTCACTGAagatatttgcttttgtttttcattcattaGTGGAAATAATAAGGCATTATGTTACATAAAAAATAAGGTGTAATCTTTTAAGTGTCGTCTTTAGAAGATGGTCATAAAAGCCAGCCATGGATAAAACGTGACGTATCACCTTAGAGTAGGAATGGCAAGCAAAGAATTCAAGCCAgaaccaccaaacaaaacttttcagcAACATGTCAACAGGGCCCCAGTATCCTCTTCCAGATGCTGCCACTACTTCTGTCCTGTTTCAGCTAAACCAGCAACAGGGGCAGCAAAGAACCAAGGAAAATCCTGGAGGCTGAGGGGAAGAGGCAGTATTTTTTCTGAGTGGTCAAAAGAGGATTCTGGCACATAATGTGAAAAAGGTTTGCCAAAAGTACCAGGAAATACCAGCTGTCAGGAAAAGTGATAGTTCTCAAAGGTTATGTATCAATACAgcttttcaagttaaaaaacctcatttttaattttaagaaaacatcaCATAGATAGTTTTCTTCTATATTATATTGAGATTATGTATGTGATGCAGGAAGAAGTTTTTAAGAACAAtcatttggattttgttttaattcatattttagtctgttttctcaaaatgttttaatgaacaCAGATAATTCtcagaagaaatgcaagaatTTAAAATAGTGTCTGGTTTTACAGCCAAGTTATGTCCAGATTctaccaaattttttttttttataaatccaTTTATAATACAATATAATAAAACTCACCCAGTATTCTAATGGTTGAAATCACAGTCCATAATGGTttagaagaaagattttaatcTAGCCATCAAGCATGTATCAACTTCTCTATATGCAACTTTTTAACATCTCTCATTActtggtgggggttttttttgtctttggagaACAAGATTTCAATATCAATGGCTGGTCGATAAAATTACAAGTTAGCTTTAAACAACCTGAATTGGTCATCAGTCGCCCCAGCCCTAAATCTGTTTTGGTTGCTTTTACCGCCACTAGATGTCCCCATTCTCCACACAATtacaatacaatacaaatacagaatttatttaGCAACAGTTAAAATGAAAGGCAGCTCAATACAAGCTATGTAAATTCTAAATCAATGGTTAAAAAGTCTCACTGAATTCACATTCGGCAGCAGTTATAGTGAAATAGATTATTGGCTTCAGTATATTTTGGACAGACTCCACAACACTCATAACAGTTACCTACAAACCTGAATACCTAAGACTACTGACAAAAAGCTcatcaggtttttcttttcaggttaAAACACTGATATGCAGGAAATCTCTGTTATTCAGTAACGTTAATTCTACTATTTGAGCATGTGAAAACTCTGTAGGATAAAACCTTTGAGTGCTTAGATTCCTTTAAAATCTAGGATATCTTTACGGGTGGTCTAATTAATTGGCTTATCTATTAGACATTAATATGAACATATACAGATAGGCAAACATATTGTTCAACTGTCAAGTTTCTTgacatcttcttttctttttaggacTTAGGGTTTCACAATAAAACAGTTATAAGGATTCTCATTGCCAGGAGTGAGATTGACTTGATGAATATACGACAGCGATATAAAGAGAGATACGGGAAATCACTCTTTCATGACATTAAAGTAAGTTTTTACACACTCTTGCATATATCCAGCACTGTCACCACACAGATTGTGCCAAGCCCTACCAGAAAAATATAGAGAGTTAATCTCCATTCAATCacttggtttaaaaataaaaataaaacaaatagtaATGTATAAaatccacagcctttctggtGCCTCGGGCTGGCAAGCAATGAATTCTCAATTCACTCTCACCCTGTGTGATTTTTTGTCCCTTCCCAGTAGCAAGAGGAGGGTATACACAAGGCAGGACAGTGTATGTTGAGGAACAGGATGGATGAATAGTTTCTACACCAACTGATACCATCTTTTTCACGCTGCCTGCAAGGCAGATGCCACTTCCATGTGAAACTGAGATCAAAGTGTGATCTTATCTTTGTGCTTAGGTATCAACCATCAGAAAAACTATTCCTCTTGTAGTTTTGCTCTGTGTCTTAAAACAAAACTCTAACAATGTTGAATTGTACAAAAATGGCTCTTGCTAAGACACTTCGCACTTTTTCTGTTGCTATAATCCACCTGTAAGATGTGCAGTAACTGTAAGAAGTTGCTCATGATTTTTCGGTATTGAACTTGAGAAGCACTAAACAGATTTGATCCAGCCTTTCAAAGGTAGATTGTTTCTAGGTGCCCAAGCAACTAAAGCCTGAGGtatgtgaaatttaaaaatcttggcCTCAAATCCTTACAAAAacaatgtaatatttttacaaaatcttACAACCACTCTAGTCTTTGTCACAcaccaagagaagaaaaattaagatgaaatacagtcacagaaatgtgttggtttttttcttgcagcattTTGCTTCAGGGCATTATGAGAGTGCTTTACTTGCTATCTGTGCTGGTGATGCTGAAGATTATTAAGGAAGAAGACGACAAACTTTGAAGGCTGTATAGATCTATTTTATATAGAAATTGAAGCTATACACAACACACTAACTGTAAGAAATCCCTATTCTacataaaagaacagaaaaatcagtgctATACATTTGCTAATATTAAATCTTTCTTGAGATAGGAAAAAATTGGCAGGAACATGGTTTTATTCTTAGttctaattaatatttctgtttctatgaTTCATGTAAATTAATGAAGCAAGTAGTAAAATAACTCCCTGTAAGCATATGTTTATCATTAGTCTTGCAACATCCCAAACGTTAGACAATAGGCTCTGGAAGAAGCTATTCACTTCCACattggagagaaaaatgttttgcttgctttagtTTCAGAAGCATGATTTCTTCCTTCaaacaattcttttcttttctttcttttctttctttcacttcttaTACCTCATATTTTATGCTCTTGAACATTGTTGCTTTAGTTACTATCAAACTAAGCATCTGCCCCACTCTATTATCAGTCACTCACCAAAGaatgcttttgtattttctgaaagaaaaaaattagactcAAGTATCCCAAACCATTCTTGATTTAGTGCCATGCACTGGAAACCCCCAGAAGATGAAGCATTACATAGCTTTGAGTGGAGAAGTTCCTGAGGGTTAAactctgaaatttcatttttctatgtgCACTTCTCTCATTTTAATCATTGATTGAATATCAACCTTCAGACCACTGAGGTGTTTGCAGGGTGCCCCAGGTTATATAATTCAGGACTTTACTAGCAGTAGGTAACACTGCACCTCCAAATGAGGCTGAAGGATGCAGCACTCCCCAGAACACCAGCAAACACAGTCTGACGACGTCTGGTGACAACAATTTGGcaaggcagcagagcccagcctcACGTCCTCATCCCACAACAGGACAATGTGACACTGCTTCTAAATACCCCGAGTCTACTCGGTGCAGCCTATCGATGGGACTTTTCAGCCTGTGTATTTGCACCTCCTGTCAGTCTCTTATGTAAACAGGTGTAAGTAAGGGAAAATGTGGTAATATTCACTAAAATAACCaccctttgtttttcccctgcagcTACAAGGTTTCCAACTGGACACaaacattttagatttttttaagtaggtTCTTTCTACAAGTATAGCTCAGTATGACTGAATAAAGCACTTCTATGAAAACATACAAATACATGGTTGCTTTTATGCTATTTGCACGTCCCCTCAGTTtgtgaaaataatgttattttcagtGTATCTTGCTTTTGCAAATACTGATTTTATGTTACCTATTGATTTACAATAAAGCTAAAATTTCAATTGAGTCCCTCTTGAGTTtgatgcatttcaaaatatttcaggtgaATGATGTAATTATTAAGGCAGAACTTTGGAAGGCACAGCTCTGGGAGTAGAAACAAACTAAGACAAAAAATGAGAATGAGATGAGCACTATCCCAATTTGTCAGCATTAACAAAATCCTAAGCTTAAGTTATGATTTTGCAACTGTAGTTAGAGGTAGCTAACAACAGCCGTACCTCAGCACTGTGGAATTACTTGGCTTTAACTCTATACTTGCAGACAGGAGTAAGGACACCTCCCCCAACTGCAAACGCCTCGCTTCCCGCGGCCTCCTCGCAACGCGCAGGGCGGGAATTCCTGTCACAAAATGGCGGCGGCGCTAGGGCCCGGCAGGCGTCCCGGGCCGCAGCCGTGTGGGGGGGCGGGTCCCAGTGCCCTCTGCCCCACCCCACGCCGTCGGCGCGGCGCTGCCGGGCCACCCGCCACACACGGACAGTTCCGCGCCCCGCCCCATGGCACCGCCTCATGCCCCCCTGTCTGCTCTGACTGGAAAGCAGCGGTGTCAATCTCGGGCCTTCTCCAATCGCCGCCGCGTCTCTCcttgcccccctccccgctgccggGTCCCACTTCCTAGGAAGTTGGCGGCGGCTGGAAGCGGTAGTCGGAGTTTGTAGCTCGTGCGGTACTTCGGTTTCTCCGCCGTGGCCTGCAGCCCCTCGGCGGTGGGGCTCGCGGCCGCCGAGCTggaggcagcggggcagcgGGACCAGCCGGGGGCCCCCAGCCGGCCCGCCTGCGAGCCGGGTCCGGGGCAGCAGGAGCGGCGGCCTCGGCCGCCCGCCTGCTTGTCGCAGATGGAGGCCAGCCTGACGTGCGCCGTGTGCCTGTCCCTCTTCGAGGAGCCGGTGACGCTGCCCCTCTGCTCGCACAACTTCTGCCGGGACTGCGTGCTGGAGTGCCTGGCCTCGGCCGAGGCCGCCcgcctgcagcagcagcggggccAGGGGCAGGCCCGCCTCTCCCGGGGGGGACCGGGGCCGGGCGctggcggcggcgcggccggcgCCCGGGTGTCGTGCCCGCTGTGCAGGAAGCTGTGCCCGCTGCCCCGCGGCGGCGCCGCCGCGCTGCCCGTCAACACCACGCTGGCGGAGGTGGTCAAGCTCTACCGCTCTGGCACGGCAGGGGCTGCCAAGGCGGGGGAGGCGGAGCAGGGGCAGGGTCCTGGCCTGCTCTCCCCGCTGGCGCTCGGGGGAACCTGTCAGAAGCATCCGAGCCGGCTGGTGCAGCTCTACTGTCGGATGTGCCGCCAGGCGGGGTGCGGGCAGTGCGTGTCTGAGGAGCACCAAGGCATCTTCCACTCCGTCAACCTCATAGACACTGTGTACCAGGAGGAAAAAGTAAGCGCGGCGCTTCCTCTCCGCGCCAGGGCTCCGGCTGGGAGGTCAGGCAGTCCCACGGAGCATCCGCCCGGGCCCCGCTTTCTTTTACTCAGAAACTCGGGGGAAAACGCAGTGCggtgggcaggggagaggcagcGAGGGAGTGTGCTGCTTCCAAACAGGAGTCGGGATTTGTTTGTGGACCACTAGGGTctgccttcccctgctgccGTCAGACTTCACCTACCACGTATTAGAGTATCAACAGATCTGAACCCAACTTGCCAAAGCACCTGAAgagttggggggttttggtttgattttggttGTGGGGGTCTTTTTAATATAGAGACTTGCAGTCTTTGCTGAAAAAACACACCGATGCTAAGAGTTTCTTGTATGTCTGGATCCTGTTTTTCCAAGTTCAGGAAGATGCTAGTCCTactaacaaaaaacaaaaccccacacccacAGATATTTTGTTTATAGGCTCTCTGAGCTGGCATAGGTAATTTGGGTCATAGATAATTACATATTTAGAACTAGATGGTTTAGGTaagtaataatttaataaatgtgAAACCGAAATGCGTTCCTTTTTGCATTAAGAAAGCAAGTGTCTGGTTGGTTGGCTGGTTGTAGTGGTAGTAGTTGGGCCTTTTGCTAAAACAGCTACCGTTTAGGTAGAATAAGCTTTTCGCCCCCTAATGCAAATTAGGTGCAGAGTGGCATGTCATACAGCAGTTCTGCTGTGCAGTAATTTAAACAACTGCAGGGCAGTGATGAAAAGTATAGGTATGAAAGTTTTTGTATAGCACTGACTATTCTTTAAGCCAAAAGTTGCTTTTGCACTGacttccctcctgcctctcccatcACCAGTTGCGTGTCACTCAGgaattcagaggaaaacagtCTTTGCAGTACAGAGACTTTCTTAGACTTTCTACATAAAACTTAGTGATACTGTTGTGAGgtaaaggaggggaaaaagtgaTAATCTTAGTTTAAAACCGAATAGAAATAATATATGGAcagctttctatttttatcagTGTGAGGCATAAAAAAGTGAGTATCACACAGTTGCTTGTCAAACTGGAATAACAGCATTAAAACTTAGATTGTGATAGACTTATATGTGAGGGGAGAGGTTAAAAGAAGGCTGAgggaaacaatattttaactatAAAGTAATTCTGTAGCCATTCTAGAAATATCCGTTGTAGATGAGGCTGAAAACATTGCATTGAGAGAGAATAGCAAAAGAAAGTTTATGTAACAATCCAGGAAAGCATTAAATGTTATGAAGTGATGTTTTGAACCACAACCTCTGTTTAATATGTTATATAGAACATCCCATGATGCGATTCTAGATAATCACtgaaatgcatgtattttacaGAGTGGATAAAGTCATAATAAGTGTTTCAATTGTCTTGCAGTTAACCTTCTTcagcagtctgaaaaaaatgagaataataaaTGAGAAGCTGATGAATGAAATCTCAAATCAACCGAATGATATGGATGTGAGTTACAGATGCTGGAtattatatgtatatacatacatacatatatgtgtgtgtggttttgtttctgttatcaTGGAGAGCATGGAACATACTGGTGCTTCTTGTGGCATAGGCATGCTCTGAGTATAGTTAGGGAAGTAGACATTGCTCCTGtattttcatctggttttatGTTCTCTTGCTTCTAGATGGTGCTGAACAATGATGCAGAGATAATTGCACTGGAATTTGGagaaattttcaaaactctGGAAATGAAGAAACGGCAATTGCTAGAAGATGTTGAAAAtcaaagaagtaaaaaagagaaagaatatcagatttggaaaaaaatgaaggaaactcACAAGAAGACCATTGAGAATTTTTTGAAGGATTGTGAAAAGCTTGTCCATGAGTGTGATCCTCAGCGTTTCCTGGAGGTCATGgcttttctgttattatttgaTATTAGTTGTGTAATGAACCTCAACTGTCATATAGAGCCTGCTATAGTTTAGATTATGATAATGACTGgatcaggaaaaacaaattcaacAAGCGAAAAATACAgactaaaattatttaacaCTTCATTTTAGAAAAGTGTGAAAAACTTTCTTTGCAGCTTATCAGTGATATTTAGTGGATTCAGTAGACACttactttcttctgaaaattggTGAAATGAATATTGACTGTATAGCTGTTGCTGTAACAATTGCTATATTATGCTACCAGCTGTGAAAGTAAGTTGCCTTGGTGCTGGGTAGGGAGATATTTACTAGTACTGCCTTCAAAATTCTCAcacttttttcatatttattttcaaatgctttgtgTATTAAGCACTACCATTGCATTTTTAATCTTGTaagacattaaaaatgctttttggggAAGAGATTGGAGCCAGAACTGATAACTTGTCTGGGCTGAACAGTGGGGTACCATGTTGGGATACCTGAGCTAAGGTGATTATACTGATTCTAAAACTTGCTGTAAACTTTGCACTGAGGTGTGCAATGGAGATCCATCAGCCGATTTAAAGCTTAGGTACTTCTGACTTACATGGTACTATGTCGTGTATACGCTTCTGTATACAAGGCTCTGAAAGTCTCTCTCATAGCATTTAAGggaactgcagag from Balearica regulorum gibbericeps isolate bBalReg1 chromosome 4, bBalReg1.pri, whole genome shotgun sequence encodes the following:
- the ANXA10 gene encoding annexin A10; its protein translation is MDAQLLGGALQGISCEKDVLIDILTQRCNSQRLMIAGAYRDMYGRDLITDLKENLSHHFKEVMVGLMYPPASYDAHELWHALKGVDTEENCLIDVLASRSNMEIFQMKEAYLMEYNNDLQQDIDSETSGHFRDTLMNLAQGTRMEGYADPSTAVQDAMILWEACQQKTGEHKNMLQMILCNKSYQQLWMVFQEFQNISGQDIVDAINECYDGYFQELLVAIVLCVRDKPSYFAYRLYNAIHDLGFHNKTVIRILIARSEIDLMNIRQRYKERYGKSLFHDIKHFASGHYESALLAICAGDAEDY